A window of Ananas comosus cultivar F153 linkage group 4, ASM154086v1, whole genome shotgun sequence contains these coding sequences:
- the LOC109708487 gene encoding uncharacterized protein LOC109708487, which translates to MSWFAKSLVNSLISAAAHGDEEEEEEEEEEEAEAPPTDPHHRHDERSPPPHPHGGGEGGEGSREDDDEEAPDTPSRGVKDDLSELTVTLARQFWGVASFLAPPPSPPSHPNPNPSPEPAAAAAESEVVAAESPRLAGIRSDFAEIGGKFRSGISMLSNAKAVSEISKIASSIIQFGSQEEEEEGDGDDYEGEELGEVEKIKLRGVGVTEEVLVFARNISMHPETWIDFPAFGDDEDSNGMPSILIIFWICDVVHVILARVFNSGS; encoded by the coding sequence ATGTCATGGTTTGCCAAGTCCCTCGTGAACTCTCTCATCTCCGCCGCTGCTCAtggcgacgaggaggaggaggaggaggaggaagaggaggaggccgAGGCACCACCGACCGATCCCCACCACCGCCATGACGAGCGATCACCACCACCACACCCAcatggaggaggagaaggaggcgaGGGAAGTAGAGAGGACGACGATGAAGAAGCACCGGATACCCCCTCCCGTGGCGTCAAGGACGACCTCTCCGAGCTCACCGTAACCCTAGCCCGCCAATTCTGGGGCGTCGCCTCCTTCCTCGCCCCCCCTCCATCTCCTCCTTCCCATCCGAACCCTAATCCCTCGCCGGagcctgcggcggcggcggcggagtcgGAGGTGGTGGCGGCGGAGTCCCCGAGATTGGCAGGGATACGGAGCGACTTCGCGGAGATCGGCGGGAAGTTCCGGAGCGGGATCTCGATGCTGTCGAACGCCAAGGCCGTGTCGGAGATCTCGAAGATCGCGTCGTCGATTATACAATTCGGAtcgcaggaggaggaagaggaaggggatGGGGACGATTATGAAGGGGAGGAGCTGGGGGAAGTGGAGAAGATCAAGTTGCGAGGTGTGGGGGTAACCGAGGAGGTTCTGGTCTTTGCTAGAAACATCTCGATGCATCCAGAGACGTGGATCGATTTCCCGGCGTTTGGGGACGATGAGGATTCTAATGGTATGCCTTCGATCCTGATAATTTTTTGGATTTGTGATGTTGTTCATGTAATTCTTGCTCGAGTGTTTAATTCAGGTTCTTAA